The following are encoded together in the Chlorocebus sabaeus isolate Y175 chromosome 20, mChlSab1.0.hap1, whole genome shotgun sequence genome:
- the LOC103247195 gene encoding LOW QUALITY PROTEIN: uncharacterized protein (The sequence of the model RefSeq protein was modified relative to this genomic sequence to represent the inferred CDS: inserted 3 bases in 2 codons; deleted 3 bases in 2 codons; substituted 2 bases at 2 genomic stop codons) codes for MCVCFCRGGGMGPCRAAQGRVGWDFSREGARPGPGPRSSRHPHPSLLQGTAKAKPSSGRDYVYWVDPWREAVXDLGGREKQRQRGHGEGSASEKGPAVTITPFLLPSAGVXRVRQSLNTWVEHGPFSGDPGLPRSVRAELLTSVAGPARGRSGHRQPPPQPXTVRRPLWLSHSDPSLKLXALGLREGSGAQCLPPGTLLPFSWSFSAPGLAHLSNSRAPWIPFPGAFQIQQKQIFFFLESKPKSGMRSRGGKASK; via the exons ATGTGCGTGTGTTTCTGCAGAGGAGGGGGCATGGGCCCCTGCCGGGCTGCgcaggggagggtggggtgggactTTTCCAGAGAGGGAGCCAGGCCTGGCCCGGGCCCCAGGAGCTCACGTCACCCCCACCCCTCACTTCTCCAGGGAACTGCCAAGGCCAAACCCAGCTCGGGTCGGGATTATGTGTACTGGGTAGACCCGTGGAGAGAGGCGGT AGATCTGGGtggcagagagaaacagaggcagagagggCATGGAGAGGGGTCGGCATCAGAGAAGGGGCCGGCAGTGACCATCAccccctttcttcttccctcagcTGGAG ACAGAGTCAGGCAGAGCCTGAACACTTGGGTGGAACATGGGCCCTTCTCTGGAGACCCTGGCCTCCCCCGTTCAGTCAGGGCGGAGTTGCTGACCTCAGTGGCCGGCCCAGCCAGGGGAAGGAGTGGCCATCGGCAACCCCCTCCCCAACCCTAAACCGTGAGG CGCCCGCTCTGGCTCAGCCACTCTGACCCCTCCCTCAAATTATGAGCCCTAGGTCTCAGGGAGGGCAGTGGGGCTCAGTGTCTGCCCCCAGGCACATTGCTTCCCTTCTCTTGGTCATTTTCTGCCCCAGGGCTGGCCCACCTCAGCAATTCGAGGGCTCCCTGGATTCCTTTCCCGGGTGCCTTTCAGATCCaacagaaacagatt ttttttttcctggaaagcaAACCCAAGAGTGGGATGAGGAGCAGGGGTGGGAAGGCCTCTAAGTGA